One genomic region from Tachysurus vachellii isolate PV-2020 chromosome 22, HZAU_Pvac_v1, whole genome shotgun sequence encodes:
- the spcs1 gene encoding signal peptidase complex subunit 1, translating into MFSMFNSVPTHMDYKGQKLAEQIFQGVILVSAVIGFIYGFIIEQFGWTVYIMLAGFAVSCLLTLPPWPMYRRNPLTWQPIIPETPEIREKPQENLKKKKHK; encoded by the exons atgttttccaTGTTTAATTCTGTTCCAACTCACATG GATTATAAAGGTCAGAAACTTGCAGAGCAGATTTTCCAAGGTGTCATCCTGGTCTCAGCT GTCATTGGGTTTATTTACGGTTTTATTATCGAGCAGTTTGGTTGGactgtgtatataatgttagCCGGATTCGCCGTCTCCTGTTTG cTCACACTGCCTCCGTGGCCCATGTACAGACGAAACCCTCTCACGTGGCAGCCGATCATCCCGGAGACTCCTGAGATCCGTGAGAAACCTCAGGAGAacttaaagaagaaaaaacacaagtaG